The Nitriliruptor alkaliphilus DSM 45188 genome includes a region encoding these proteins:
- the soxR gene encoding redox-sensitive transcriptional activator SoxR, whose product MQSQLAIGALSERTGIAPSALRFYEAEGLIHSTRTDGGQRRYARATIRRVSFIRVAQELGLTLSEIRDALSSLPEKRTPTEKDWTKLAKAWRPRIDDQIHMLERLRDRLDGCIGCGCLSLKSCHLLNPGDEVAAEGSGPRYVLEEH is encoded by the coding sequence GTGCAGTCCCAGCTCGCCATCGGCGCACTCAGCGAACGCACCGGGATCGCACCCTCGGCGCTCCGGTTCTACGAGGCGGAGGGGCTGATCCACTCGACCCGGACCGACGGCGGGCAGCGCCGCTACGCCCGCGCGACGATCCGGCGCGTGTCGTTCATCCGCGTGGCGCAGGAGCTCGGTCTGACGCTCAGCGAGATCCGCGACGCGCTGTCGAGCCTGCCCGAGAAGCGCACCCCGACCGAGAAGGACTGGACCAAGCTCGCCAAGGCCTGGCGCCCGCGGATCGACGACCAGATCCACATGCTCGAGCGCCTCCGCGACCGTCTCGACGGCTGCATCGGATGCGGCTGCCTGTCGCTCAAGTCGTGTCACCTGCTCAACCCGGGCGACGAGGTCGCGGCCGAGGGCTCCGGTCCGCGCTACGTCCTCGAGGAGCACTAG
- a CDS encoding AbrB family transcriptional regulator: MTLLTTVAAAVAGAALFEAARVPAGALVGAMVAVAVVNLAGTATSELPSWARFAAFAAIGWAIGHGLDRTAVRAVRDHVGVIVATVLVLLVVGAVIAVVLVRLSLTDPATAFLATSPGGLSQMTALSVAAGADATLVTTLHLVRVVVVVAVTPWIVRLLPAGGG; the protein is encoded by the coding sequence GTGACCCTCCTGACCACCGTGGCCGCGGCGGTCGCCGGCGCGGCGCTGTTCGAGGCGGCACGGGTGCCTGCGGGGGCGCTCGTCGGCGCGATGGTGGCGGTCGCGGTGGTCAACCTTGCGGGCACGGCCACCAGCGAGTTGCCGAGTTGGGCGCGGTTCGCCGCCTTCGCCGCGATCGGGTGGGCCATCGGGCACGGCCTCGACCGCACGGCGGTCCGCGCGGTGCGGGACCACGTGGGGGTCATCGTGGCCACGGTGCTGGTCCTGCTCGTCGTCGGCGCGGTGATCGCGGTGGTCCTCGTCCGTCTCAGCCTCACCGACCCCGCGACCGCCTTCCTCGCCACCTCACCCGGCGGTCTGTCCCAGATGACGGCGCTGAGCGTCGCTGCCGGTGCCGATGCGACCCTGGTCACCACCCTGCACCTGGTCCGGGTGGTGGTCGTCGTCGCGGTCACCCCCTGGATCGTGCGGTTGTTGCCGGCCGGTGGCGGCTGA
- a CDS encoding tripartite tricarboxylate transporter permease, with translation MDALSNLGFGLQVVADPFNLTLVVLGVLAGTIIGMLPGLGPITAIALLIPTTFGMDPSSALILLSGVYYGAVFGGSTSSILLNAPGIAGTVATSFDGYPMARSGRAGKALAIAAIASFIGGTVALVGLALIAPLLAAVAVSFGPAEYFALMVLGLTAVTSLSDGGLVKGLMAATFGVMISIVGIDQQTGTLRYTFGRPELYEGVDFLVVVLGVFAMAEVLRLALKRTASPPQAVGSLRVSRAELRTIAPATGRGSVIGFITGVLPGAGATIGSFIGYGFEKRIAKDADTFGKGNPKGLAAPEAANNAAAVGSFVPLLTLGVPGSGTTAVLLGALLVLGIQPGPMMFVDRPEVFWGVIASMYVGNIVLLILNLPLIPLLARILRTPRPLLLPLIVVFCVLGVYAVSFSTFDLWLLLLFGVVGFLMRANGFPAAPLILGLILGSLMEVSMRRALQIAGGDWSVFTTKPISASLLAVALFSLVAPPLLAWRRARGVSGEPAPEPVTVDDRAAP, from the coding sequence ATGGATGCGCTGTCCAACCTCGGGTTCGGCCTGCAGGTCGTCGCCGATCCGTTCAACCTCACCCTGGTCGTGCTCGGGGTCCTGGCCGGCACCATCATCGGCATGCTGCCCGGCCTCGGCCCGATCACCGCCATCGCGCTGCTGATCCCCACGACCTTCGGGATGGACCCGTCCTCGGCACTGATCCTGCTGTCGGGCGTCTACTACGGCGCCGTGTTCGGCGGCTCGACCTCGTCGATCCTCCTCAACGCCCCGGGGATCGCGGGCACGGTCGCCACCAGCTTCGACGGCTACCCGATGGCCCGATCGGGTCGCGCCGGCAAAGCGCTGGCGATCGCCGCCATCGCCTCGTTCATCGGTGGGACGGTGGCCCTGGTCGGCCTGGCCCTGATCGCGCCGCTGCTCGCCGCGGTCGCCGTCTCGTTCGGACCCGCGGAGTACTTCGCCCTGATGGTCCTCGGGTTGACGGCCGTCACCTCGCTGTCCGACGGTGGGCTCGTGAAGGGCCTGATGGCCGCCACGTTCGGGGTCATGATCTCGATCGTCGGGATCGACCAGCAGACCGGGACCCTGCGCTACACCTTCGGCCGACCCGAGCTGTACGAGGGCGTCGACTTCCTGGTGGTCGTCCTCGGTGTGTTCGCGATGGCCGAGGTCCTACGCCTGGCGTTGAAGCGGACCGCCAGCCCACCGCAGGCCGTCGGGTCGCTCCGCGTGAGCCGCGCCGAGCTGCGCACCATCGCCCCCGCCACCGGTCGCGGGTCGGTCATCGGGTTCATCACCGGCGTGCTGCCCGGTGCCGGCGCGACCATCGGCTCGTTCATCGGGTACGGGTTCGAGAAGCGCATCGCCAAGGACGCCGACACGTTCGGCAAGGGCAACCCGAAGGGGTTGGCGGCGCCAGAGGCGGCCAACAACGCGGCCGCGGTCGGGTCGTTCGTGCCGCTGCTGACCCTCGGTGTCCCCGGGTCGGGCACCACGGCGGTGCTGCTCGGGGCGCTGCTCGTCCTCGGCATCCAGCCCGGTCCGATGATGTTCGTCGACCGGCCGGAGGTGTTCTGGGGCGTCATCGCCAGCATGTACGTCGGCAACATCGTGCTGCTGATCCTGAACCTGCCGCTGATCCCGTTGCTCGCCCGGATCCTGCGGACGCCACGCCCGCTCCTGCTGCCGCTGATCGTGGTGTTCTGCGTGCTCGGGGTCTACGCCGTCAGCTTCAGCACCTTCGACCTGTGGCTCCTGCTGCTGTTCGGCGTCGTCGGGTTCCTCATGCGAGCCAACGGCTTCCCGGCGGCGCCGCTGATCCTCGGGTTGATCCTCGGCAGCCTCATGGAGGTGTCGATGCGCCGTGCCCTGCAGATCGCCGGCGGCGACTGGAGCGTCTTCACGACCAAGCCCATCTCGGCCTCGCTGCTCGCGGTCGCGCTCTTCAGCCTCGTGGCACCGCCGCTCCTCGCGTGGCGTCGTGCTCGGGGGGTGTCGGGTGAGCCGGCACCCGAGCCGGTCACGGTCGACGACCGGGCCGCTCCGTGA
- a CDS encoding tripartite tricarboxylate transporter TctB family protein, which yields MESFRVSDRTLGAVIGAATIAYLVAAWRIPAFSLGTVPVQSRAFPLGLGAVLLVLSVLLVLRPGTPAVEEDDDARPDDHAIRHRTTDSRVEVFVLLAGAAAYIAALVPLGFVLATALYVIATAWWFSYERPVVAFAVGAGLAVGTQLAFAQLLSVRLPSGVLAPLGL from the coding sequence GTGGAGTCCTTCCGTGTCTCGGACCGCACCCTCGGCGCCGTCATCGGCGCCGCCACCATCGCCTACCTCGTGGCCGCCTGGCGTATCCCCGCGTTCTCGCTCGGCACCGTGCCGGTGCAGTCGCGGGCGTTCCCCCTCGGGCTCGGTGCCGTGCTGCTGGTCCTCTCGGTGCTCCTGGTCCTGCGACCAGGCACGCCGGCTGTCGAGGAGGACGACGACGCCCGACCCGATGACCACGCGATCCGGCACCGCACCACCGACAGCCGCGTCGAGGTGTTCGTGCTGCTGGCGGGGGCAGCGGCGTACATCGCCGCGTTGGTCCCACTCGGCTTCGTGCTCGCCACCGCCCTGTACGTCATCGCGACGGCCTGGTGGTTCTCCTACGAGCGCCCGGTCGTGGCCTTCGCCGTCGGCGCGGGGCTCGCGGTGGGCACCCAGCTCGCCTTCGCCCAGCTGCTCAGCGTCCGTCTACCGAGCGGGGTCCTCGCCCCGCTCGGGCTGTGA
- a CDS encoding tripartite tricarboxylate transporter substrate binding protein, producing the protein MAAIATLVLGLTACAGNDTTPAGAGTAAGAEGDADAWAPSQPVQYIAPAGSGGGWDTLARTTGRVLEQSDLVDVPFPVQNVEGGGGAVGWANVAGKAGDDHTLFVTSPPIILVPLAGESNHDHSDFTPIARLITDYSILLVPADSPIETVTDLFDAAAAEGDSFAIAGGSAPGSMDHIALAGAAAAAGHDATAINYVPFSGGGEAMTAALGGHVDAVVTGAGEALGQVEAGTLRALATSAPAGESPIEGVPTLQDEGIDHTFDIWRGVMGPADMSADAVAFYAAMYADMLDLDEWAEQRESLGWVDAYQDSAEFGAFLDEQRDEFATILGDLGLLG; encoded by the coding sequence ATGGCCGCGATCGCCACGCTCGTGCTCGGGCTCACCGCCTGTGCCGGGAACGACACCACACCCGCAGGAGCCGGCACCGCAGCGGGCGCCGAGGGCGACGCCGACGCGTGGGCACCGAGTCAGCCCGTGCAGTACATCGCTCCCGCCGGATCGGGCGGAGGCTGGGACACGCTGGCCCGCACGACGGGACGCGTCCTCGAACAGTCCGACCTGGTCGACGTGCCCTTCCCCGTGCAGAACGTCGAGGGCGGCGGCGGCGCCGTCGGCTGGGCCAACGTCGCCGGCAAGGCGGGGGACGACCACACCCTGTTCGTGACGAGCCCGCCGATCATCCTGGTACCGCTGGCTGGCGAGTCGAACCACGACCACAGCGACTTCACCCCGATCGCCCGGCTGATCACCGACTACTCGATCCTGCTGGTGCCCGCCGACTCGCCCATCGAGACCGTCACCGACCTGTTCGACGCAGCGGCCGCCGAGGGAGACAGCTTCGCGATCGCCGGTGGGTCGGCGCCGGGGAGCATGGACCACATCGCGCTGGCCGGCGCGGCCGCGGCAGCCGGCCACGACGCGACCGCGATCAACTACGTGCCCTTCTCCGGCGGCGGTGAAGCCATGACCGCTGCGCTCGGTGGCCACGTCGACGCGGTCGTCACCGGCGCCGGCGAGGCGCTCGGTCAGGTCGAGGCAGGGACCCTGCGTGCCCTGGCGACCTCCGCACCGGCGGGTGAATCGCCCATCGAGGGGGTCCCGACCCTGCAGGACGAGGGGATCGACCACACCTTCGACATCTGGCGCGGCGTCATGGGGCCGGCGGACATGTCGGCCGACGCCGTGGCGTTCTACGCCGCGATGTACGCCGACATGCTCGACCTCGACGAGTGGGCCGAGCAGCGCGAGTCCCTCGGGTGGGTCGACGCCTACCAGGACAGCGCCGAGTTCGGGGCCTTCCTCGACGAGCAGCGCGACGAGTTCGCCACGATCCTCGGCGACCTCGGGCTCCTCGGCTGA
- a CDS encoding ATP-binding protein produces the protein MGRHLRLSTQTLLLQFGVVVLALLVGTAAWTSLSRAALQEQYGERALAIADSVAALPTVAEALADGDPGGTLQPLGEAVREAAAMSFVVITDREGRRYSHPDPSRLGERVSTDPGAALDGERVIEVDTGTLGRSVRGKVPIVQDDEIVGMVSVGVLMEHVMDDFLGNVVPAALLFLLPAMALGVVGSLLLGRRFKRLTFGLEPHEIAGLLEQRQAMLHGIREGVVGLDRDGRIVVANDEARRLFPFTGDPSHAPPAEVLPSGPLRELLAGTDRADDVAVIEGGRVLVASRMPVALRDERVGTVVTVRDRTQLETLSRELDSLRDVADALRAQAHEFDNHLHTLAGLIELGRHDEALAMITETAVDHQQLSDSLTDRLHDPMLVALLLTKATVAAERDVVLTVSEDSWVDHEFGDPKPLLTVVGNLIDNAIDAAADPGAHARTVEVSFEVEGERLWIRVADRGPGIDTTATEKVFRRGYSTKAPLGEDRGLGLALVSQVVTRLGGQIDVRGDDGAVFTVRIPIAGLQPSARDVVSP, from the coding sequence ATGGGTCGTCACCTGCGGTTGTCGACGCAGACGTTGCTGCTGCAGTTCGGTGTCGTGGTGCTCGCGCTGCTCGTGGGCACCGCCGCGTGGACCTCCTTGAGTCGCGCGGCGCTGCAGGAGCAGTACGGCGAGCGCGCGCTCGCCATCGCCGACTCGGTCGCCGCGCTGCCGACCGTGGCCGAGGCCCTCGCCGACGGCGATCCGGGCGGCACCCTCCAGCCGCTCGGCGAGGCCGTTCGGGAGGCGGCCGCGATGTCGTTCGTGGTCATCACGGACCGCGAGGGGCGGCGCTACTCGCACCCGGACCCGTCGCGGCTCGGCGAGCGCGTCTCCACCGATCCCGGGGCCGCCCTCGACGGCGAGCGGGTCATCGAGGTGGACACCGGGACGCTCGGCCGTTCCGTCCGCGGCAAGGTCCCCATCGTCCAGGACGACGAGATCGTCGGGATGGTGTCGGTCGGTGTGCTCATGGAGCACGTGATGGACGACTTCCTCGGCAACGTGGTCCCCGCGGCGCTGCTGTTCCTGCTGCCGGCGATGGCGCTGGGTGTCGTCGGCTCCCTGCTGCTCGGACGCCGGTTCAAGCGGCTCACCTTCGGGCTGGAACCCCACGAGATCGCGGGCCTGCTCGAGCAGCGCCAGGCGATGCTGCACGGCATCCGCGAGGGCGTGGTCGGGCTCGACCGCGACGGGCGCATCGTGGTCGCCAACGACGAGGCGCGGCGGCTGTTCCCCTTCACCGGCGACCCGAGCCACGCCCCGCCCGCGGAGGTCCTGCCGAGCGGTCCGCTCCGTGAGCTGCTGGCGGGGACCGACCGTGCCGACGACGTCGCGGTCATCGAGGGTGGCCGCGTGCTCGTCGCCAGCCGCATGCCGGTCGCCCTCCGTGACGAGCGGGTCGGCACGGTGGTCACCGTCCGCGACCGGACCCAGCTCGAGACCCTGTCACGCGAGCTCGACAGCCTCCGTGACGTCGCCGACGCGCTCCGGGCACAGGCACACGAGTTCGACAACCACCTGCACACGTTGGCGGGCCTGATCGAGCTCGGTCGTCACGACGAGGCGCTGGCGATGATCACCGAGACCGCGGTCGACCACCAGCAGCTCTCCGACTCGCTGACGGACCGCTTGCACGACCCCATGCTGGTCGCACTGCTGCTGACGAAGGCCACCGTCGCCGCCGAACGCGACGTGGTGCTGACCGTGAGCGAGGACAGCTGGGTCGACCACGAGTTCGGTGACCCGAAGCCGCTGCTGACCGTCGTCGGCAACCTGATCGACAACGCGATCGACGCTGCCGCGGACCCCGGGGCGCACGCCCGGACGGTGGAGGTCAGCTTCGAGGTGGAGGGGGAGCGGCTCTGGATCCGTGTCGCCGACCGGGGTCCTGGGATCGACACCACGGCGACCGAGAAGGTCTTCCGGCGCGGGTACTCGACCAAGGCGCCGCTCGGCGAGGACCGCGGCCTCGGGCTGGCGCTGGTGAGCCAGGTCGTGACGCGGCTCGGTGGGCAGATCGACGTCCGTGGCGATGACGGCGCGGTGTTCACCGTGCGCATCCCGATCGCCGGGCTCCAGCCGTCCGCCCGCGACGTGGTGTCGCCGTGA
- a CDS encoding response regulator — MIRTLVVDDDFRVADLHVGYVDRVEGFGAVGRALSAADAIEQTRSLRPDLVLLDVYLPDRSGLDVAKVIRTFPEPQPDLLFVTAARDVDTVRTAIQRGALHYLVKPFTFPTFREKLEQYRAWRAQLDPGQSADQAAVDRLYGALRPAPSAPPKGVAGPTLEVVVEGLRALDRAASAAEVAASCGVSRATARRYLEYLVEAGQVERRLRYGSTGRPEHRFRLVSSGT, encoded by the coding sequence GTGATCCGCACGCTGGTCGTCGACGACGACTTCCGGGTCGCCGACCTGCACGTCGGCTACGTCGACCGGGTCGAGGGCTTCGGAGCCGTCGGTCGGGCGCTGAGCGCTGCGGATGCGATCGAGCAGACGCGGTCGCTGCGTCCGGACCTGGTCCTCCTGGACGTCTACCTTCCCGACCGGTCGGGGCTCGACGTCGCCAAGGTCATCCGGACCTTCCCCGAACCGCAGCCGGACCTGCTGTTCGTCACGGCCGCTCGTGACGTGGACACGGTGCGGACGGCGATCCAGCGCGGGGCGCTCCACTACCTCGTCAAGCCGTTCACCTTCCCGACGTTCCGCGAGAAGCTCGAGCAGTACCGGGCGTGGCGCGCCCAGCTCGACCCGGGGCAGTCAGCGGACCAGGCCGCCGTCGACCGCCTCTACGGGGCCCTCCGCCCGGCACCGAGCGCGCCACCGAAGGGCGTGGCCGGCCCGACGCTGGAGGTGGTCGTCGAGGGTCTGAGGGCGCTGGACCGAGCGGCCTCGGCTGCCGAGGTCGCGGCCAGTTGCGGGGTGAGCCGCGCGACCGCCCGCCGGTACCTGGAGTACCTGGTGGAGGCTGGCCAGGTCGAGCGCCGGCTCCGCTACGGCAGCACCGGGCGCCCCGAGCACCGGTTCCGGTTGGTCTCCAGCGGTACGTGA
- a CDS encoding fructose bisphosphate aldolase: MDSEMYDQVANGDGFIAALDQSGGSTPKALEQYGVPRDAYTNDDEMFDLVHQMRSRIVTSPTFTGDRVLGAILFEGTMAREIEGVPSATYLWRTKGIVPFVKVDQGLADEADGVQLMKPLTKLDDLLDRAVGHEVFGTKMRSVVGRADAGGIERIVDQQFEVGRRILDAGLVPILEPEVDIHAPDKADAEELLRERITAHLDQLPDDRQVMLKLTIPTVDGFYTPLIDHPRVLRVVALSGGYSRDEANQRLARNPGLIASFSRALIGELAADQSDDEFDAALDLAVRSIYEASTA; encoded by the coding sequence GTGGACAGCGAGATGTACGACCAGGTGGCGAACGGCGACGGGTTCATCGCCGCCCTCGACCAGAGCGGGGGGTCGACACCGAAGGCGCTCGAGCAGTACGGCGTGCCACGTGACGCGTACACCAACGACGACGAGATGTTCGACCTCGTCCACCAAATGCGCAGCCGGATCGTGACGTCGCCGACGTTCACCGGTGACCGGGTCCTCGGCGCGATCCTCTTCGAGGGGACCATGGCGCGCGAGATCGAGGGGGTGCCGTCCGCGACCTACCTGTGGCGTACCAAGGGCATCGTCCCGTTCGTGAAGGTCGACCAGGGCCTGGCCGACGAAGCCGACGGGGTCCAGCTGATGAAGCCGCTGACGAAGCTCGACGACCTCCTCGACCGCGCGGTGGGGCACGAGGTGTTCGGCACCAAGATGCGCTCGGTGGTGGGGCGTGCCGACGCCGGTGGGATCGAGCGGATCGTCGACCAGCAGTTCGAGGTCGGGCGTCGCATCCTCGATGCCGGGCTCGTCCCGATCCTCGAGCCGGAGGTCGACATCCACGCGCCGGACAAGGCCGACGCCGAGGAGCTGCTCCGCGAGCGCATCACCGCCCACCTCGACCAGCTGCCGGACGACCGCCAGGTGATGCTCAAGCTCACGATCCCGACGGTGGACGGCTTCTACACCCCACTGATCGATCACCCCCGGGTCCTCCGGGTGGTCGCGCTCTCGGGTGGCTACAGCCGTGATGAGGCCAACCAGCGGCTGGCTCGCAACCCGGGGTTGATCGCCTCGTTCTCGCGTGCGCTGATCGGCGAGCTGGCAGCCGACCAGAGCGACGACGAGTTCGATGCCGCACTCGACCTCGCGGTGCGCAGCATCTACGAGGCGTCCACCGCGTGA
- a CDS encoding TetR/AcrR family transcriptional regulator, whose amino-acid sequence MTDGARGRGAPGRPRDPGIDEAVLEVAAEQLVAGGLPALRMDALAEQVGVAKTTLYRRWPTRAHLLVAILARGQHEIGTPSTGDVRADLVTFTTRLAAALDPPLVRQLAAQLAAAVAEDPDLAAPVRELWADRRRQIGGIVEAGVERGQLRADVPVTTIVDQLAGALYYHVLVTGEPLGEAYAATLVDTVLRGALAG is encoded by the coding sequence GTGACCGACGGCGCGCGCGGGAGGGGGGCTCCGGGCCGGCCGCGCGACCCGGGCATCGACGAGGCCGTCCTCGAGGTCGCGGCCGAGCAGCTGGTCGCCGGCGGACTCCCCGCCCTGCGCATGGATGCGCTCGCCGAGCAAGTGGGGGTGGCCAAGACCACCCTGTACCGCCGGTGGCCGACGCGGGCGCACCTGCTCGTCGCGATCCTCGCTCGCGGGCAGCACGAGATCGGCACCCCGTCGACCGGTGACGTCCGCGCCGATCTCGTCACGTTCACCACCCGCCTCGCGGCCGCCCTCGATCCGCCCCTGGTGCGCCAGCTGGCCGCGCAGCTCGCCGCCGCGGTCGCCGAGGATCCGGACCTCGCCGCGCCGGTCCGGGAGCTGTGGGCCGACCGGCGCCGCCAGATCGGTGGCATCGTCGAGGCGGGCGTCGAACGCGGACAGCTGCGGGCCGACGTCCCGGTCACCACGATCGTCGATCAGCTGGCCGGCGCCCTCTACTACCACGTGCTGGTCACCGGGGAACCCCTGGGGGAGGCCTACGCAGCGACCCTCGTCGACACGGTCCTGCGTGGGGCGCTGGCAGGGTGA
- a CDS encoding EamA family transporter: protein MTRAAPTLHAPAPAPPVPPAPGAVPAKLLGLTLLTALAPVAWGTTYLVTTELLPPGRPLLAGTLRALPAGLALLALTRTLPRGDWWWRAAVLGTLNIGGFFALLFLAAYRLPGGVAATLGALGPLIVAGLAFVILQERPTRWRLGWGVAGGLGVATMVLRGEVHLDAVGLGAGLAGTAVMAAGVVLTKRWVRPVGLLPFTGWQLTAGGLFLLPLSLLVEGAPPAMDGSAVLGYGWLAIVGTLVAYVLWFQGLDRLPVAPLSFLPLLSPAVATGLGWLVLGQALTVAQTLGFALALTAIAAAQLDPTRRR from the coding sequence GTGACACGCGCCGCCCCCACCCTCCACGCTCCCGCTCCCGCCCCGCCCGTGCCCCCCGCCCCGGGGGCGGTCCCGGCGAAGCTCCTCGGGCTCACCCTGCTGACCGCCCTCGCGCCCGTGGCGTGGGGGACCACCTACCTCGTCACCACCGAGCTCCTCCCACCGGGGCGTCCGCTGCTGGCCGGCACGCTGCGGGCGCTGCCCGCCGGCCTCGCCCTCCTGGCCCTCACCCGGACCCTGCCACGGGGTGACTGGTGGTGGCGTGCCGCCGTCCTCGGCACGCTCAACATCGGTGGCTTCTTCGCGCTGCTCTTCCTCGCCGCCTACCGGCTGCCCGGCGGGGTCGCGGCCACCCTCGGCGCCCTCGGACCCCTGATCGTCGCCGGGCTGGCCTTCGTCATCCTCCAGGAACGACCGACCCGCTGGCGCCTCGGCTGGGGTGTCGCCGGCGGGCTCGGCGTCGCCACCATGGTCCTGCGCGGCGAGGTGCACCTCGACGCCGTGGGGCTGGGCGCGGGGCTGGCCGGCACCGCGGTCATGGCAGCCGGCGTGGTGCTCACCAAGCGGTGGGTCCGCCCCGTGGGGCTGCTGCCCTTCACCGGCTGGCAGCTGACCGCGGGCGGGCTGTTTCTGCTCCCGCTCTCCCTGCTCGTCGAAGGCGCCCCGCCGGCGATGGACGGCAGCGCCGTGCTCGGGTACGGGTGGCTCGCCATCGTCGGGACCCTCGTGGCCTACGTCCTCTGGTTCCAGGGCCTCGACCGGCTCCCCGTCGCGCCCCTGTCGTTCCTGCCCCTCCTCTCCCCCGCCGTCGCGACCGGTCTCGGCTGGCTGGTGCTCGGCCAGGCGCTCACCGTCGCCCAGACCCTCGGCTTCGCGCTCGCACTGACCGCCATCGCCGCCGCCCAGCTCGACCCGACCAGGAGGCGCTGA
- a CDS encoding MarR family winged helix-turn-helix transcriptional regulator → MGDAVDRIVAQWRTERPDIDPSPMDVVGRISRAARLLGEGLDEVFAEHGLQRGEFDILATLRRAGAPYRLTPGGLVGSTMVTSGAITNRVDRLVAKGLVSRETDPNNRRSVLITLTEQGRELVDAAVEDHVVNEQRLLAPLDASERGQLADLLRRLLVGLGDVPDEPGGPSASR, encoded by the coding sequence GTGGGAGATGCCGTCGACCGGATCGTCGCGCAGTGGCGGACCGAACGGCCCGACATCGACCCCTCGCCGATGGACGTCGTGGGTCGGATCTCGCGGGCGGCGCGGCTGCTCGGCGAGGGCCTCGACGAGGTCTTCGCCGAGCACGGCCTCCAGCGGGGGGAGTTCGACATCCTGGCGACGCTCCGGCGGGCCGGTGCGCCCTACCGCCTCACGCCCGGGGGGCTCGTCGGGTCGACGATGGTCACGTCGGGCGCGATCACCAACCGGGTCGACCGCCTGGTCGCCAAGGGCCTGGTGTCACGTGAGACCGATCCGAACAACCGGCGCAGCGTCCTGATCACGCTGACCGAGCAGGGGCGCGAGCTGGTCGACGCCGCCGTCGAGGACCACGTGGTCAACGAACAGCGCCTGCTGGCTCCCCTGGATGCGAGCGAGCGGGGGCAGCTCGCCGACCTGCTCCGCCGTCTGCTGGTCGGCCTCGGTGACGTGCCCGACGAACCGGGTGGGCCGTCGGCGTCGCGCTGA
- a CDS encoding SDR family oxidoreductase yields MLVLVLGATGGTGRLLVDHLLADGHAVRALVRDPEKGAPLAEAGVEVVPGDLTDPDLTALTDATRGVDVVAFCAGSGSATGKDQTLVVDLHGAVRTIDAAVEAGVARYVMLSSMAADDPWSSSEAMAPYLAAKHAADRILRAAPISWSVVRPGRLTDEPGTGEIRIGQPRIPEADRGERTIPRADVAAVLAACLTEPAAVGATFEVLSGTDPLAVAVAALTPTAP; encoded by the coding sequence GTGCTCGTCCTCGTCCTCGGCGCCACCGGCGGCACCGGCCGCCTCCTCGTCGACCACCTCCTCGCCGACGGCCACGCGGTCCGTGCCCTCGTGCGCGACCCGGAGAAGGGCGCCCCGCTCGCCGAGGCGGGCGTCGAGGTGGTACCCGGCGACCTCACGGACCCGGACCTCACGGCACTCACCGACGCGACCCGAGGTGTCGACGTGGTCGCCTTCTGCGCCGGCAGCGGGAGCGCCACCGGGAAGGACCAGACGCTGGTCGTCGACCTCCACGGGGCGGTGCGCACGATCGACGCCGCGGTGGAAGCTGGTGTCGCCCGCTACGTGATGCTGTCCTCCATGGCCGCTGACGACCCCTGGAGCTCGAGCGAGGCGATGGCGCCCTACCTCGCCGCCAAGCACGCTGCCGACCGGATCCTGCGTGCCGCACCGATCAGCTGGTCCGTGGTCCGTCCCGGGCGGCTCACCGACGAGCCAGGGACCGGTGAGATCCGGATCGGCCAGCCGCGCATCCCCGAGGCCGACCGCGGCGAGCGGACGATCCCACGCGCCGATGTGGCGGCCGTCCTGGCCGCCTGCCTGACCGAGCCAGCGGCCGTCGGTGCGACCTTCGAGGTCCTTTCGGGCACCGACCCACTGGCCGTGGCGGTGGCCGCGCTGACGCCCACAGCACCGTAG